Proteins from one Coleofasciculus chthonoplastes PCC 7420 genomic window:
- a CDS encoding efflux RND transporter permease subunit, which yields MFVEFFIKRPVFTTVCSLIILLIGAISIPTLPVAQYPDISPKQVSVQANYNGADAQTVENAVTTILERAINGVDGMRYMTSSSSNDGTSSINITFAPDKDQDIAAVDVQNRVSLAEPQLPESVLQTGVTVNKESANFLMAFGLYSENGEYDNLFLSNYANLYLVDALKRVNGVGNVQIFGERTYAMRLWLDPLRLASRNLTAQDVVDALREQNIQVGAGRIGQPPAPEGQQYQIDLRAISRLETVSDFEELILATDEDGTLIKLNDVGRVELGAQNYGTFLRFRANEAVGLGINTVPGSNALEVADAVKAEMAKLAADFPPGMTYDIGFDTTDYVNQSLSEVVFTLLKAVGLVVLVIFVFLQDWRTTIIPAITIPVSLIGTFAFVKIFDFSINSLTLFGLTLATGMVVDDAIVVVEDITTKIQRGGIKSRQAAIISMRELVGAVIATSLVLMAVFIPVAFFPGTTGALYRQFALTIAFSIAVSTFMALTLTPTLSGLILRQKPEATGLWGHLFDGFNRFLEGMQQRYRRFLIILTRVKTLVIVAFIGLLALTVWVYDSVPSAFLPDEDQGYFMTIVQGPEGSSLNYTHDVIEQIEDIILPLDEVRATFAVGGFGFSGNTANSAIVFTTLKPWSERTDPSQSAEAVINKVQGALFGIKEARVFPVNPPSIPGLGSFGGFQFQLQDRRGNFSLDSLIENMGKLLGAGNQNPQLQAVFSTYAANTPQLQIEVNRNRAKALEVDIDDIFETLQTYLGSRYVNDFTLERRTYRVYVQADAQFRSNPEDINQLYVRSARDEMIPLGNLVTVTQTTGAQTINHYNLFRSIEINGSAAQGVSSGDAIQAMEEVAAEVLPPGLGYEWSGLSLEEIQSGGQATIIFGFGLVFVFLVLAAQYESYIDPIIILLAVPLAILGALMAQSLRGLPNDVYCQIGLVMLIGLASKNSILIVEFANQLRDQGMTLRKAAIEAAQQRLRPILMTAISTLFGIFPLVIATGAGSGSRQSLGTAVFGGMFIATFLSLFVVPILYIVIKSGSDRLFNSPGKNQKTPESQELEPKPEVTMR from the coding sequence ATGTTTGTTGAATTTTTCATTAAACGACCTGTATTTACAACGGTTTGCTCCCTGATCATCCTGCTAATTGGAGCAATTAGTATTCCCACGCTACCTGTTGCCCAATATCCTGATATTAGTCCCAAACAAGTCAGCGTCCAAGCCAACTATAACGGTGCCGATGCTCAAACCGTGGAAAATGCGGTGACGACTATCTTGGAACGGGCAATTAATGGTGTTGATGGGATGCGCTACATGACATCTAGTAGTAGCAATGATGGCACCAGTTCGATCAATATCACCTTTGCCCCAGACAAAGATCAAGATATTGCAGCCGTTGATGTCCAAAATCGTGTCTCTTTAGCTGAACCCCAATTGCCAGAATCTGTACTCCAAACTGGAGTCACAGTAAATAAGGAATCGGCTAACTTCCTGATGGCATTTGGTTTGTACTCAGAAAATGGTGAGTACGATAATCTCTTTTTAAGTAACTATGCAAACTTGTATTTGGTAGACGCCCTAAAACGAGTGAATGGGGTGGGAAATGTGCAAATTTTTGGCGAACGTACTTATGCGATGCGGCTTTGGCTTGATCCCCTGCGTCTGGCTAGTCGGAATCTGACGGCTCAAGATGTGGTGGATGCATTGCGGGAACAGAATATCCAGGTGGGTGCAGGGCGTATTGGTCAACCCCCCGCGCCAGAGGGACAGCAATATCAAATTGATTTACGGGCAATTAGTCGCTTGGAAACGGTTTCAGACTTTGAGGAACTGATTTTAGCCACTGATGAAGATGGCACCCTGATTAAACTTAACGATGTTGGACGTGTGGAATTAGGGGCGCAAAATTATGGCACATTCCTGCGATTTCGGGCAAATGAAGCAGTCGGGTTGGGGATTAATACCGTTCCTGGGAGTAACGCTTTAGAAGTCGCTGATGCGGTGAAAGCGGAAATGGCAAAACTGGCGGCGGATTTCCCACCGGGGATGACTTATGATATTGGCTTTGATACGACCGATTATGTAAACCAGTCCCTCTCGGAAGTGGTGTTCACCCTGCTAAAAGCGGTGGGATTAGTGGTGTTGGTTATTTTTGTCTTTTTACAGGATTGGCGTACTACGATTATTCCGGCGATTACGATTCCGGTGTCTCTAATTGGTACGTTTGCCTTTGTCAAGATTTTTGATTTTTCGATTAATAGTTTGACATTATTTGGGTTGACTCTAGCCACGGGGATGGTGGTGGATGATGCGATTGTGGTGGTTGAAGATATCACCACCAAGATTCAACGGGGAGGGATTAAATCTCGACAAGCGGCGATTATTTCCATGCGGGAATTGGTGGGGGCGGTTATTGCTACATCCTTGGTGTTAATGGCGGTATTTATTCCCGTGGCTTTCTTTCCCGGAACAACGGGGGCGTTATACCGACAATTTGCGTTAACCATTGCCTTTTCAATTGCCGTCTCCACGTTTATGGCGCTGACCCTGACGCCAACCCTGTCTGGCTTAATCTTACGGCAAAAGCCAGAGGCGACAGGGTTGTGGGGTCACTTATTTGATGGATTTAATCGGTTCTTAGAGGGGATGCAGCAGCGATATCGGCGATTTCTGATTATCCTGACTCGCGTGAAAACCCTAGTGATTGTGGCGTTTATTGGTTTATTGGCACTAACGGTGTGGGTTTACGATAGTGTGCCATCCGCGTTTCTCCCGGATGAAGACCAAGGCTATTTTATGACGATTGTCCAAGGACCGGAAGGTTCGTCGCTCAACTACACCCATGACGTGATTGAGCAGATTGAAGATATTATTTTACCCCTGGATGAAGTGCGAGCCACGTTTGCGGTGGGCGGTTTTGGTTTTAGTGGGAATACGGCGAATAGCGCGATCGTTTTTACCACGCTGAAGCCTTGGTCAGAACGAACTGATCCCTCTCAGTCTGCTGAAGCTGTGATTAATAAAGTCCAGGGTGCTTTGTTTGGGATTAAAGAAGCCAGAGTGTTTCCGGTGAATCCTCCCTCAATTCCAGGCTTGGGGAGTTTCGGTGGGTTTCAATTTCAACTGCAAGACCGCCGAGGTAATTTTAGCTTAGATTCACTAATTGAAAATATGGGAAAATTGCTCGGTGCTGGTAATCAGAATCCCCAGTTACAGGCGGTGTTTAGTACTTATGCGGCGAATACCCCCCAGTTGCAGATTGAGGTGAACCGTAACCGGGCGAAGGCGTTGGAGGTGGATATTGATGATATCTTTGAGACGTTGCAGACCTATTTGGGGTCGCGTTATGTGAATGACTTTACTCTAGAACGACGTACCTATCGGGTTTATGTCCAAGCTGACGCCCAATTCCGCTCAAATCCAGAGGATATTAATCAACTTTATGTGCGTTCAGCACGGGATGAGATGATTCCTCTGGGGAATTTGGTCACGGTGACGCAAACCACAGGGGCGCAAACCATTAATCACTATAACTTGTTCCGCTCAATTGAAATTAATGGGTCAGCCGCGCAAGGAGTCAGTTCGGGAGACGCGATTCAAGCCATGGAAGAAGTCGCTGCTGAGGTATTACCGCCAGGATTAGGCTATGAATGGTCGGGGTTATCCCTGGAGGAAATCCAGTCGGGAGGTCAAGCGACGATTATTTTCGGCTTTGGTTTGGTCTTTGTGTTCTTGGTGTTGGCGGCTCAATATGAAAGTTATATCGACCCGATTATTATTCTCTTGGCGGTTCCCTTGGCGATTTTGGGAGCGCTAATGGCGCAATCGTTGCGAGGTTTACCGAATGATGTCTATTGTCAGATTGGCTTGGTGATGTTGATTGGTTTAGCCAGTAAGAACTCGATTCTGATTGTAGAATTTGCCAACCAGCTACGCGACCAAGGAATGACGCTGAGGAAAGCGGCGATTGAGGCGGCGCAGCAGCGTTTGCGACCGATTTTGATGACGGCGATTTCTACATTGTTCGGAATTTTTCCCCTGGTGATTGCGACAGGTGCAGGGTCAGGAAGCCGTCAATCCCTGGGAACGGCGGTGTTCGGGGGAATGTTCATCGCCACGTTCCTGAGTCTGTTTGTGGTTCCTATCCTCTATATTGTGATCAAATCGGGGAGCGATCGCTTGTTTAATTCCCCTGGCAAAAACCAGAAGACACCGGAGTCACAAGAGCTTGAGCCGAAACCTGAAGTAACAATGCGGTAA
- a CDS encoding class I SAM-dependent methyltransferase, whose translation MSLISNNLNRMKQLDVLKNYAKAVAIGAYDHHSPGLFGKHDNVRRLWEDRFNRNVMSHFLSPLVIQKQDEGTDLRVMDLGCGAGEGLGILTSLPQTPPTLDAQIKTVLDYQDIGHYKGVDISPAMIEKAATLHADHPQTKFEVADLNEGLPIAAGEPAYDIYFSSYGALSHLNDRSLARVIGDICDHIGDKAIFVGDFLGRYSYEWPRYWGESAGKQSTMNTYSMSYIYPPDARGEIEVERFEIRYWGGEEFDQFIHAVAESKGVKISRRRLCDRSILVGRHMNTREFNPEAPPIRAAINSLHEINCRTDLSQLIFQYNPHPDHPHINRFFSNFQDAWNAVVYACIDALGQWRNPHKLLAEPQAGYPPVVQDAIRTIRNVVRTAPTLCFEDPRANLVEPQLAYLLRNLEWNFQQGLGTAHGLLVVYEFSK comes from the coding sequence ATGTCCCTAATTAGCAACAATCTCAACCGCATGAAGCAACTCGACGTTCTTAAAAATTACGCCAAAGCTGTAGCGATTGGTGCTTATGACCATCATTCTCCCGGTCTATTTGGTAAACATGACAATGTGAGACGGTTATGGGAAGACCGCTTTAACCGTAATGTCATGAGTCATTTTCTCAGTCCCCTCGTTATCCAGAAGCAAGACGAAGGAACTGATCTGCGGGTGATGGATTTGGGTTGTGGTGCAGGAGAAGGCTTAGGTATTCTGACGAGTTTACCTCAAACTCCGCCAACACTCGATGCTCAGATTAAGACTGTGCTGGATTATCAGGATATTGGTCACTACAAGGGTGTGGATATCAGTCCAGCGATGATTGAGAAAGCCGCAACTCTCCATGCTGACCACCCGCAAACCAAGTTTGAAGTCGCGGATTTGAATGAAGGGCTACCCATTGCTGCGGGGGAACCTGCCTACGATATCTACTTTTCTTCTTATGGGGCATTGTCACACCTCAACGATCGCTCATTAGCCAGAGTGATTGGCGATATTTGCGACCATATAGGAGACAAAGCCATTTTTGTGGGCGATTTTCTGGGTCGCTATTCCTATGAGTGGCCCCGTTATTGGGGCGAATCGGCTGGGAAACAATCCACGATGAATACCTACTCGATGTCCTACATCTATCCCCCAGATGCTAGGGGCGAAATTGAGGTGGAACGATTCGAGATTCGGTATTGGGGTGGCGAGGAGTTCGATCAGTTTATCCACGCCGTAGCGGAGAGTAAAGGGGTAAAGATTTCCCGACGACGATTGTGCGATCGCTCGATTTTGGTGGGTCGCCACATGAATACCCGTGAATTTAATCCGGAAGCGCCTCCAATTCGAGCGGCGATTAACTCTCTACATGAAATTAACTGTCGCACCGATTTGTCTCAGTTAATTTTTCAGTACAATCCTCATCCGGATCATCCTCACATCAATCGCTTCTTCTCCAATTTTCAAGATGCTTGGAATGCAGTCGTTTATGCCTGTATTGATGCTCTTGGTCAGTGGCGCAACCCCCATAAGTTATTAGCTGAACCGCAAGCGGGTTATCCCCCTGTTGTCCAAGACGCGATCCGTACAATTCGCAACGTGGTACGCACTGCACCGACACTGTGTTTTGAAGACCCTAGAGCCAATTTAGTTGAACCCCAACTTGCCTATTTGTTGCGGAATCTAGAGTGGAACTTCCAGCAAGGTTTGGGAACTGCCCATGGACTTTTGGTCGTCTATGAGTTTTCTAAATAA